Proteins encoded in a region of the Dasypus novemcinctus isolate mDasNov1 chromosome 24, mDasNov1.1.hap2, whole genome shotgun sequence genome:
- the IDH3B gene encoding isocitrate dehydrogenase [NAD] subunit beta, mitochondrial isoform X2, with protein sequence MAALSGVRWLTRASVAFPSPGAWRGLGTSASVRAAATSQAEDVRVEGAFPVTMLPGDGVGPELMHAVKEVFKAASVPVEFQEHHLSEVQNMASEEKLEQVLSSMKENKVAIIGKIHTPMEYKGELASYDMRLRRKLDLFANVVHVKSLPGYKTRHNNLDLVIIREQTEGEYSSLEHESAKGVIECLKIVTRTKSQRIAKFAFDYATKKGRGKVTAVHKANIMKLGDGLFLQCCEEVAELYPKIKFETMIIDNCCMQLVQNPYQFDVLVMPNLYGNIIDNLAAGLVGGAGVVPGESYSAEYAVFEMGARHPFAQAVGRNIANPTAMLLSASNMLRHLNLEYHSNMIADAVKKVIKVGKVRTSDMGGYATCRDFTQAVIATLPCPP encoded by the exons atggcggctCTGAGCGGAGTCCGCTGGCTGACCCGA GCGTCGGTCGCCTTCCCGAGCCCGGGGGCATGGAGGGGCCTGGGCACCTCGGCTTCGGTGCGCGCCGCCGCGACGAGCCAG GCCGAGGACGTGAGGGTGGAGGGCGCCTTTCCGGTGACCATGCTGCCGGGAGACGGCGTGGGGCCTGAGCTGATGCACGCGGTCAAGGAGGTATTCAAG GCTGCCTCTGTGCCGGTGGAGTTCCAGGAGCACCACCTGAGTGAGGTGCAGAATATGGCATCTGAGGAGAAGCTGGAGCAGGTGCTGAGTTCCATGAAGGAGAACAAGGTGGCCATCATTG GAAAGATCCACACCCCGATGGAGTACAAGGGGGAACTAGCTTCCTATGACATGCGGCTGAG GCGCAAGTTGGACTTGTTTGCCAATGTGGTTCATGTGAAGTCACTTCCTGGGTACAAGACTCGACACAACAATCTAGATCTGGTCATCATTCGGGAGCAGACAGAAGGGGAGTACAGCTCTCTGGAACACGAG AGTGCGAAGGGCGTGATTGAGTGCTTGAAGATTGTCACTCGAACCAAGTCTCAGAGGATTGCAAAGTTTGCCTTTGACTATGCCACCAAGAAGGGGCGGGGCAAGGTCACAGCTGTGCACAAGGCCAACATCAT GAAACTCGGGGATGGGTTGTTCCTGCAGTGCTGTGAAGAAGTTGCTGAACTGTACCCCAAAATCAAGTTTGAGACGATGATCATAGACAACTGCTGCATGCAG CTGGTGCAGAATCCTTACCAGTTTGATGTGCTTGTGATGCCCAATCTCTATGGGAACATTATTGACAATCTGGCCGCTGGCCTGGTTGGGGGAGCTGGCGTGGTCCCCGGTGAGAGCTACAGCGCGGAGTACGCAGTCTTTGAGATG GGTGCCCGGCACCCGTTTGCCCAGGCGGTGGGCAGGAACATAGCCAACCCCACGGCCATGCTGCTGTCGGCCTCCAACATGCTGCGGCACCTCAA CCTCGAGTATCACTCCAACATGATTGCAGATGCAGTGAAGAAGGTGATCAAAGTCGGCAAG GTCCGCACCTCTGACATGGGTGGCTATGCCACCTGCCGCGACTTCACCCAGGCTGTCATTGCCACCTTGCCCTGCCCCCCATAG
- the IDH3B gene encoding isocitrate dehydrogenase [NAD] subunit beta, mitochondrial isoform X1, with protein sequence MAALSGVRWLTRASVAFPSPGAWRGLGTSASVRAAATSQAEDVRVEGAFPVTMLPGDGVGPELMHAVKEVFKAASVPVEFQEHHLSEVQNMASEEKLEQVLSSMKENKVAIIGKIHTPMEYKGELASYDMRLRRKLDLFANVVHVKSLPGYKTRHNNLDLVIIREQTEGEYSSLEHESAKGVIECLKIVTRTKSQRIAKFAFDYATKKGRGKVTAVHKANIMKLGDGLFLQCCEEVAELYPKIKFETMIIDNCCMQLVQNPYQFDVLVMPNLYGNIIDNLAAGLVGGAGVVPGESYSAEYAVFEMGARHPFAQAVGRNIANPTAMLLSASNMLRHLNLEYHSNMIADAVKKVIKVGKVRTRDMGGYSTTSDFIKSVIGHLHPHGV encoded by the exons atggcggctCTGAGCGGAGTCCGCTGGCTGACCCGA GCGTCGGTCGCCTTCCCGAGCCCGGGGGCATGGAGGGGCCTGGGCACCTCGGCTTCGGTGCGCGCCGCCGCGACGAGCCAG GCCGAGGACGTGAGGGTGGAGGGCGCCTTTCCGGTGACCATGCTGCCGGGAGACGGCGTGGGGCCTGAGCTGATGCACGCGGTCAAGGAGGTATTCAAG GCTGCCTCTGTGCCGGTGGAGTTCCAGGAGCACCACCTGAGTGAGGTGCAGAATATGGCATCTGAGGAGAAGCTGGAGCAGGTGCTGAGTTCCATGAAGGAGAACAAGGTGGCCATCATTG GAAAGATCCACACCCCGATGGAGTACAAGGGGGAACTAGCTTCCTATGACATGCGGCTGAG GCGCAAGTTGGACTTGTTTGCCAATGTGGTTCATGTGAAGTCACTTCCTGGGTACAAGACTCGACACAACAATCTAGATCTGGTCATCATTCGGGAGCAGACAGAAGGGGAGTACAGCTCTCTGGAACACGAG AGTGCGAAGGGCGTGATTGAGTGCTTGAAGATTGTCACTCGAACCAAGTCTCAGAGGATTGCAAAGTTTGCCTTTGACTATGCCACCAAGAAGGGGCGGGGCAAGGTCACAGCTGTGCACAAGGCCAACATCAT GAAACTCGGGGATGGGTTGTTCCTGCAGTGCTGTGAAGAAGTTGCTGAACTGTACCCCAAAATCAAGTTTGAGACGATGATCATAGACAACTGCTGCATGCAG CTGGTGCAGAATCCTTACCAGTTTGATGTGCTTGTGATGCCCAATCTCTATGGGAACATTATTGACAATCTGGCCGCTGGCCTGGTTGGGGGAGCTGGCGTGGTCCCCGGTGAGAGCTACAGCGCGGAGTACGCAGTCTTTGAGATG GGTGCCCGGCACCCGTTTGCCCAGGCGGTGGGCAGGAACATAGCCAACCCCACGGCCATGCTGCTGTCGGCCTCCAACATGCTGCGGCACCTCAA CCTCGAGTATCACTCCAACATGATTGCAGATGCAGTGAAGAAGGTGATCAAAGTCGGCAAG GTGCGGACTCGAGACATGGGCGGCTACAGCACCACGTCTGACTTCATCAAGTCTGTCATCGGCCACCTGCACCCCCACGGGGTCTAG